One genomic window of Leptotrichia shahii includes the following:
- a CDS encoding thymidine kinase — MIQNSKIGTLEVVTGSMFSGKSEELIRRLRRAEYAKQKIVAFKHAIDNRYGEDGVFSHGNDSFRAYPVSDVSQMEEIMEKNVDAEVIGIDEVQFFGERVVDFCKKYVEYGKRVIVAGLDMSFRAEPYEPVPELMSIADQVDKLHAICMVCGKPAYASQRLINGEPAYYDDPLVMVGANENYEARCRRHHIVRYRTDKKGKIYFIVGTEINVGKKFVEKMYEKQLVDKKKIESIVIKGQMNESEKIDLIKLREKINLALVENDYIFVRITGGLLLKLEGSYSILDFMCEFRKNSEVIIVSKNKKGVLNQILLTVDLLKKSDLNLKEIVYKNGTSHAGEEKEENGVIEKISKITEVKYREL; from the coding sequence ATGATACAAAATTCTAAAATTGGAACATTGGAAGTAGTTACTGGAAGCATGTTTTCAGGAAAAAGTGAGGAGCTTATAAGACGGCTTAGGCGTGCAGAGTATGCAAAGCAGAAAATTGTCGCATTTAAGCATGCAATCGATAACAGATATGGAGAAGACGGAGTGTTTTCACATGGGAATGACAGTTTTAGAGCTTATCCCGTAAGTGATGTTTCTCAAATGGAAGAAATCATGGAAAAAAATGTTGATGCAGAAGTCATTGGCATTGATGAAGTGCAGTTTTTTGGAGAAAGAGTTGTTGATTTTTGTAAAAAGTATGTGGAATATGGTAAAAGAGTGATTGTTGCAGGGCTTGATATGAGCTTTAGGGCAGAGCCTTACGAGCCTGTGCCTGAATTGATGAGCATTGCCGATCAGGTAGATAAACTTCACGCAATTTGCATGGTTTGTGGAAAGCCTGCTTATGCGAGTCAGCGTCTTATTAATGGAGAGCCTGCTTATTATGATGATCCATTAGTTATGGTTGGTGCAAATGAAAATTATGAGGCAAGATGCCGTAGACATCACATTGTAAGGTATAGAACTGATAAAAAAGGGAAAATATATTTTATTGTTGGAACAGAAATTAACGTTGGCAAGAAATTTGTTGAAAAAATGTATGAAAAGCAGCTAGTTGACAAGAAAAAAATAGAAAGCATTGTTATAAAAGGTCAAATGAACGAAAGTGAAAAAATTGATTTAATAAAATTGCGTGAAAAAATAAATTTGGCATTAGTTGAAAATGATTATATCTTTGTCAGAATTACTGGCGGGCTTTTGTTAAAGCTGGAAGGAAGCTACAGTATTCTGGACTTTATGTGTGAATTTAGAAAAAATTCAGAAGTTATCATTGTTTCAAAAAATAAAAAAGGCGTACTTAACCAAATTTTATTAACAGTGGATTTACTAAAAAAATCAGACTTGAACTTGAAGGAAATTGTTTATAAGAATGGGACTAGTCATGCTGGGGAAGAAAAGGAAGAAAATGGTGTTATTGAGAAAATATCGAAAATAACGGAAGTGAAGTATCGGGAGTTATAG
- a CDS encoding ATP-dependent helicase, whose product MSSILDELNEEQRKAAEKIEGPVLILAGAGSGKTRTVTYRIAHMVKEIGISPLNILALTFTNKAAREMKERAAALIGHEANNLVVSTFHSFSVRLLKTYSERIGYGRNFNIYDVDDQKSIITKIKKDMGIKDNDNVQPGKLANRISKLKEQGIGIKELEREIDMRIPANRLFGEIYQKYDEVLKANNAMDFSDLLLNARKLLDDAFVLERIQERYQYIVVDEYQDTNDIQYEMINMIAAKYRNICVVGDEDQSIYAFRGANINNILNFERDYKEAFTVKLERNYRSTKKILDTANELIKNNKSSKGKTLWTDGSDGEKIKIYNAMTVYDEADFIVTEMKKKKRDGADYKDMTILYRTNAQSRVLEEKLLSANIPYKIYGGMQFFQRKEIKDILAYLSLLNNKNDNHNFYRIINVPKRSVGEKTLEKIQEVANEKNISMLEALHYIDEIPVRASTKLALKEFYNLMQGIYSSLEEMSIKEIFDEILIRTRYIDSIEDNKEDRVRNIEELLNSITEIEKQNPSMSLNEYLDMISLSSTTDEMEEDENYVKLMTIHSSKGLEFDYVFLAGMEDGLFPSISFDAPEEELEEERRLCYVAITRAKKELFISYSSSRKIWGKDDNLRRPSRFIYEMKQDNLEYIGGKYGSLKGKSSAPRSFTPKIENFNPFSKDKLGTFGKKLSNSQITSNVNSKYKVGDVVNHKKFGRGKIKKVDMKSMIVEFMIGEKKIALVLADKILEK is encoded by the coding sequence ATGAGCAGTATTTTAGATGAATTAAATGAAGAGCAGAGAAAAGCTGCGGAAAAAATAGAAGGGCCTGTATTGATACTGGCTGGAGCGGGAAGTGGTAAAACACGGACAGTTACTTATAGAATTGCACACATGGTAAAAGAAATAGGGATTTCACCGCTTAATATTCTGGCACTTACTTTTACGAATAAGGCGGCAAGAGAGATGAAGGAAAGGGCTGCGGCACTTATTGGACATGAGGCGAATAATCTTGTAGTTTCTACATTTCACTCGTTTTCAGTAAGATTGCTTAAAACTTATTCTGAAAGAATTGGATATGGGCGAAATTTTAATATTTATGATGTGGATGATCAGAAGTCGATTATTACAAAGATAAAAAAGGATATGGGAATTAAGGATAATGACAATGTTCAGCCGGGAAAACTTGCAAATAGAATCAGCAAATTGAAGGAACAGGGGATAGGAATTAAGGAGCTTGAACGTGAAATTGATATGAGAATTCCTGCGAACAGGCTTTTTGGCGAGATTTATCAGAAGTATGATGAAGTTTTGAAGGCAAATAATGCGATGGATTTTTCGGATTTGCTTTTGAATGCGAGAAAATTGCTGGATGATGCTTTTGTTCTCGAAAGAATCCAGGAAAGGTATCAGTATATTGTGGTGGATGAGTATCAGGATACTAACGATATTCAGTATGAGATGATTAATATGATTGCAGCAAAGTATCGAAACATCTGTGTTGTAGGAGATGAGGATCAGAGTATTTATGCATTTCGTGGGGCAAATATTAATAACATTCTGAATTTTGAGAGAGATTACAAGGAAGCGTTTACGGTAAAATTGGAAAGAAATTACCGTTCTACAAAGAAAATACTGGATACAGCCAATGAGCTTATTAAAAATAATAAAAGTTCAAAAGGGAAAACTCTTTGGACAGATGGCTCAGATGGAGAAAAAATCAAGATTTACAATGCAATGACTGTTTATGATGAAGCAGATTTCATTGTGACAGAGATGAAAAAAAAGAAAAGAGATGGTGCTGATTACAAGGATATGACGATTTTGTACAGGACAAATGCACAGTCAAGAGTTCTGGAGGAAAAACTGCTGTCTGCAAATATTCCTTACAAAATTTACGGTGGGATGCAGTTCTTTCAACGTAAGGAAATAAAGGATATTTTGGCATATTTAAGCCTTTTAAATAATAAAAATGATAATCATAATTTTTATCGTATAATTAACGTTCCAAAACGTTCTGTTGGAGAAAAGACGCTTGAAAAAATACAGGAAGTGGCAAATGAAAAAAATATCTCGATGCTTGAAGCGCTTCACTACATTGATGAAATTCCTGTAAGAGCATCTACAAAACTGGCATTAAAGGAATTTTACAATTTAATGCAGGGTATTTACTCAAGCCTTGAAGAAATGTCAATTAAGGAAATATTTGATGAAATTCTTATAAGAACACGTTATATTGACTCAATTGAAGACAACAAGGAAGACAGGGTTAGAAATATTGAGGAATTGTTAAACAGTATTACTGAAATTGAAAAGCAAAATCCAAGTATGTCCTTAAATGAATATCTTGATATGATTTCGTTAAGTTCGACGACTGATGAAATGGAAGAAGATGAAAATTATGTAAAACTTATGACAATTCACAGTTCAAAAGGACTGGAATTTGATTATGTATTTCTTGCAGGAATGGAAGATGGGCTGTTTCCGTCAATTTCTTTCGATGCTCCTGAAGAAGAGCTGGAAGAAGAGCGTAGACTTTGCTATGTGGCGATAACCCGTGCTAAAAAAGAACTGTTTATTTCCTATTCTTCATCAAGAAAAATTTGGGGAAAAGATGACAATTTACGTCGTCCATCAAGATTTATCTATGAAATGAAGCAAGATAATCTGGAGTATATAGGCGGAAAATACGGAAGTTTAAAAGGGAAATCTTCAGCTCCAAGAAGTTTTACACCGAAAATAGAAAACTTTAATCCATTTTCTAAGGATAAATTAGGAACTTTTGGTAAAAAATTAAGTAATTCTCAAATAACTTCAAATGTGAATTCTAAATATAAAGTTGGAGATGTTGTTAATCACAAGAAATTTGGACGTGGAAAAATAAAAAAAGTGGATATGAAAAGTATGATTGTGGAATTTATGATTGGTGAGAAGAAAATAGCATTGGTGTTGGCGGATAAAATTTTGGAAAAATAA